The segment aatgtctggatttttcaattacatcattatttaactattaacttttatgctatttccaattttgccccttgttcacattgttttcttgcttatttcatacccaaaccgtccagccattaacctttgggtctaattgctctttaaatccatctttttaaatacttaagctatttactcacaatttaacaaattttacgctattttcaatttagtcctttttaattaattagccatccaaacgttaaaattttctaacgaaactttaatactaactcaatgacactccataaatatttataaaaatatttatagctcgattttcaactttgaggtctcgatacctcgtttttgacccgtttgacctaataaattcttttaattcactaatttcaccatttcacaaattcttctaaattcttacttgactcataaatattaaatttctatcttgttcaatcttatttgtcgaatttagtgatctcaaatcaccatttccgacaccactgaaaattaggccgttacatgaATAGCCTTGACTTTATTAGGGTCGACTTCTATTCCTTTCTCACCGACTACGGTTTAGTAACTTTCGGACCTAGCTCGAAGGTGCATTTTGATGGATTGCGCTTTAATTGGAATTTCCTCAACCTCGAGAACAATTTTCTCAACACTGCACATGCTCCTCTTCGATTCGGATtttgcaatcatatcatcaacgtagacctcaatttccttgtgcatcatgtcatggaacaaggttaccatggctctttggtcTGTGGCTCCTGCATTTTTTAACCCGaagggcatcaccttgtagcaaaatGTTCCCCATAAAGTTATGAATGTGGTTTTTTCCATATCCTCAGGATGCATCTTAATCTGATTGTACCCGGAGAacccatccataaaggagaacagtGAATAGCCTGCCGTATTATCCACTAGAGTGTCTATGTGAGGCAATGGAAAGTTATCCTTTGGGCTGGCCTTATTTAAATCTCTGTAAtctacacacatccgtactttcccatctttcttagggacagggacgacgttggccacccattctgaataATTGACCACGTGTAGGAATCCAGCATTAAACTGCTTCTTAACTTCTTCCTTTATTTTCATTGCTACATCGGGTCTCATCCTTTGGAGCTTCTACTGAACTGGCTTGCACTCCTTTTTTGTAGGGACACAGTGTATTGCAATATCGGTATTTAAaccaggcatatcctgatatgaccatgcaaagacgtCCTTGAATTATTGCAACAGTTCAATAAGGTTCTATTTTGTTTTCTCGTTAACGCAAGTGCCAATTTTAACTTCCCTCCCATTTTCTAGGGCCACAATCTCAGTAGTCTCTTTGTGTGGCAGGATCTACTCATCTTCTCGCtccaccatccttaacaaattaggAGATAAACCACAATCCTCGTCCTCTTCAAAATCCTGAAGTCCCTCAAAGCACATTCTCGCTTGAAAGGAAATTTCGGGCTCGTATCAGCATTACTCATGACGTTGACATCTAAGGGCCTATTATGAGTATAAGGGAATACCCAAAGAAAACGAAATGAATAATTCCTTTGTATGTTATGATTGTGTATgaaatgaaaaggaagaaaaaataaTTGCTCGAACTGATATATGATAAtgcattttttattgaaaataataatgtttaaacatgagcctatttcacaaaagattcttattgtcCCTAGGCTAGAAGACAACAAGTGGGTTTTGAATATTACCCTGTGTTAGCTCTAAAGATTACAGGAATTTCTTCCACAGTCCAGTTATTCAAAACACTCCCAGGCTCATACGGGCAAATACCCGATAAATTCCTTTCCATTCCTTCCTCTTCAAACGTAGCGTTGATGTTCCAAATTCCTATCACATCCTCGACCATTCCTTCTTTTATCCTCTCCGGTGCAGAATGAATAAACCCTCTAGATACAAATGTTTGAAAAATGTGGGGGAAGCTCATCGGTTCCCACCTGACTTCTATCCCGCTCAATCTTGCTCTCCGCTGTTCCTGTTTCCTTTCAAACTCCTTCTTCACCTAACTTGCATCTGGCCTGAATCGCAGACCGAAGCGATCCCACTTACCAACCAAGACTGGCACTCTAACTTGTCCACGGAGGTGCCTCCCGAGTCCTTTGCCAGGTAACGCCCCTTTCCCAACTGTCAGTTGCAGGCTCATTTTCGTAGCCCCTGACATCTTAGGTATCGGAATCCTGCTTCCTTCAGCTATAAACATTGCATTTACAAACCCTAACGATCGAAATGAACATTCAACCACTTCGTTGTCATTCTCTACGTAGGGTGCATCACTGGTAATTGACGCAATAATGTCCTCCTTCGCATTTATTGTTATTAGCCGGCCCTCAGTAACCATCTTTAGCTTCTGGTGCAGCGAGGATGGCACTGCCCCAGCTGAGTGAATCCTAGGTCTTCCTAATAGACAGTTATAGGAAGGCTTAATATCCATCACGAGGAAATCTACCTCGTACGCGTTTGGGCCAATCTGAAGAGGTACCTCTATCCTTCCCattacttttctttcttttccatcAAATGCTCTTACTATGTTCTGACACGTCTTCATATGGGAATTGTCTATAGGTAAACGGTTTAACGTAGCCCAAGGTAACACATTCAATGCGGACCCATTATCAACTAGTACTCCGGGTAGCGTATACCCCTTGCAACGTGTAGTGATATGCAGAGTCTTAGTAGACCCCTTACCCCCTGATGGTATCTCATCATCGCTGAAggagatgaaattgtcagcacttaAGTTGCCGACAAGACGATCCAGTTTGTTAACCGAAATGTCATCCGCAACATAGGTTTCATTCAACACTTTCATCAATGCGTTGCGGTGGACCTCCAAATTTAACAGCAGAGCCAATATCGATATGCGATCCAGTTGTTGGTGTAGTTGTACCACAACACTATACTCGTTGTGTCTTAGGAACTTCAAGAACTCTTTGGCTTCATTTTCCATTACTGGCTCATTAACTAGTGGTTCTGATCTCTCTACTTCTTGCTTGAGCATGACGGGTTTCCCTTTTGCTGGTTCGAATTCTGTGTTTGGCGTGTTAATCGAACCCTTATTCTTTGCAACTGCTATACTACAATTATAATTCCAAGGCACTCTATGACTATCTTTATAAGGGGAAACTGTTGGCTTCTGGATTATAACTCTTGGTGTAACTTTTGCTTCTACTTCACTAACTCTGGGCTTCGAAATAATTATCACTGGACGGCTGGCTCTGCAGACTTCTTCACTCGACTCTCTTCCTAGAGAGTATACATCCTCCTCTTCGATAGAATCGAGGAATTCCAATTCCTTATTATCCTTTAGACCCTGTACTAGGGCCCTGAACTCAATACAATTCTGGATCTCGTGATCTTTCTCAtgatggaactcacagtagttccgTGTATCTTGGATTTTATCCCTCAACTCCTGCTGGACTAAACTTTTCTTCTGCATTTCCTTCCAAACTAGCTTCAATGGGGTTCTCACCTCCGCGATATTTAGCTTGACTTTCCTCCCCATATTCTTAATTATCGCGTTTACCCCTTTATCAGTATGACTGGGCAACGAATTTTTCGTACCAAGTGTATCATCGAATTTTACAACACCTGCTTTGATAAGCCTTTCTACACACCTTTTGAATGAGGTACAATTTTCTATCGAGTGCCCCGTAATCCCCGCATGGTATTCGCACTGAGCATTTGCATCATACTATTTAGGGTATGGGGGTTGTAACGGTTCTAAGTGGAAAGGGGCCACTACGTGTGCATCAAATAACTTTTTTGTAGAGCTCCCTATATGTCACTGGTATGGGAGTGAACTGGAACCTCTCTGTATTTTGCCTTGTGTTAGGCTCTCGCCTTGGTGCGGCCTGTTGGCCTGTGGCTATCGTTCTCGATTGGTTAACCGTGACAGGTTTTGAATACCCTGAGCTCACATTACCTACatcattttctcttttctttggggCTGACCTTCTTGTGCTTTCCCCAGTTTCTATCTTCCCACATCTTAtcgcattttctatcatttcgcCTAACATCACTATGTCTGCGAAACTCTTAGTTGTGCTTCCTAGCATATGATTGATGAAAGGTGCCTTCAATGTATTGATAAACAGTATGGTCGTTTCTTTTTCCAGCAGTGGTGGTTGAACTTGTGTGGCAACTTCCTTCCACCTCTGGGCGTACTTCCTAAAACTTTCACCCGgtttcttctccatgttttgtAACGTGATCCTGTCAGGCGCGATATCT is part of the Gossypium arboreum isolate Shixiya-1 chromosome 5, ASM2569848v2, whole genome shotgun sequence genome and harbors:
- the LOC108485008 gene encoding uncharacterized protein LOC108485008, producing the protein MGRKVKLNIAEVRTPLKLVWKEMQKKSLVQQELRDKIQDTRNYCEFHHEKDHEIQNCIEFRALVQGLKDNKELEFLDSIEEEDVYSLGRESSEEVCRASRPVIIISKPRVSEVEAKVTPRVIIQKPTVSPYKDSHRVPWNYNCSIAVAKNKGSINTPNTEFEPAKGKPVMLKQEVERSEPLVNEPVMENEAKEFLKFLRHNEYSVVVQLHQQLDRISILALLLNLEVHRNALMKVLNETYVADDISVNKLDRLVGNLSADNFISFSDDEIPSGGKGSTKTLHITTRCKGYTLPGVLVDNGSALNVLPWATLNRLPIDNSHMKTCQNIVRAFDGKERKVMGRIEVPLQIGPNAYEVDFLVMDIKPSYNCLLGRPRIHSAGAVPSSLHQKLKMVTEGRLITINAKEDIIASITSDAPYVENDNEVVECSFRSLGFVNAMFIAEGSRIPIPKMSGATKMSLQLTVGKGALPGKGLGRHLRGQVRVPVLVGKWDRFGLRFRPDAS